A region of the Catenulispora sp. GP43 genome:
CGGTGGTCAAGGGCTCCAAGCACGCCAAGCAGGCCGCGGAGTTCGCGCAGTGGTTCGGCGGCTCGGCCGACGCCTGGAAGATCCTCAGCGGGCCGGTCGCCGGCGCGTTCCCCGGTTACGTGCCGCTGCTGAACGACGCGGGCTTCCAGGGCACGACGCTGCCGATCTCGGCCGACTCCAAGCCGAACGCCGTGTTCGCCGACGCCGCGCAGCACCTGGCCCAGACCCAGTGGCCGCCGATCATGACCGCCGCGCTGACCCAGTGGACCTCCACGTTCGCCGGGGTGACCAAGGGCACCGAGACGCTTCCGCAGGCCTTCCAGACCTTCCAGAAGCAGATGACCGACTACGCCAAGGCGCAGGGCTTCACCGTCACCAACGGCTGAGGAACGGCTGAGGAAGAGAGTACGAGGACGTGAGCGAGAAGAGCGGATTCACGGTGGCGGCGACGCAGCCGCCGGCGGGCCCCGCACCCGCGGTGCCGGACGGACAGGCGCCGCCGGCTCAGCGGACAGCGCGACGGGACGGCACGGATGGTCCCTCGGCCGAGGGTGCGGCTGGCAATCCGGCCGGCGGTCCGGCTGGCAATCCGGTCGGCGGTCCGGCGGCGCGCGGGCTCAAGCGCCGCCGCGCACGCAGCCGGCAGTGGCCCGGCGCCGTGTTCGTCGCACCGCACCTGGCGATCCTGACCCTGTTCATGATCGTCCCGACCGGCTACGCGGTCTACGAGAGCCTGTTCACCAGCAAGCTGGTCGGCGGCACGCGCTTCTCGGGACTGGACAACTACCGCACCGTGCTCAGCTCCTCGGAGTTCTGGGGCGGCGTGTGGCGGGTCCTGCTGTTCGCCGTCGTGCAGGTACCCCTGACCATCGCGATCGCGTTCTTCTTCGCGGCGGTCTTCGACGCCGGAGTGGTGCGGTTCGGCAAGTTCTTCCGGACCGTCTTCTTCATCCCGTTCGCCGTCCCCGGCGTGGTCGCGGCCGTGATGTGGTCGTTCCTGCTGCTGCCGGGGTTCGGCCCGTACTCGCGGGCTCTGCGCTCACTCGGGTTCGGCCACGTCGACTTCTTCTCGGCGAAGCTGATCCTGCCGACCATCGTCCTGATCGTGATCTGGGAGTGGACCGGCTACAACATGACGATCCTGTACGCCTCGCTCAAGGCCATCCCGCGGGACGTCACCGAGGCGGCGGTCATCGACGGCGCACCGCTGCGGACCATCGTCCTGCGGATGAAGCTGCCGATGGTCCGGCCGACGATCGTGATGCTGGTGTTCATCAACATGGTCGGCGCGCTCCAGCTGTTCACCGAGCCCTCGATCCTGTCGTCCTTCCAGCCGCAGGCCGTCTCGTACGGCTTCACCCCGACGCTGTACGTCTACAACACGGCGGTCGGCAGCAGCGAATACAACCTCGGCGCCGCCGCGGCCGTGGTGCTCGCGCTGATCATCGGCCTGATCTCGCTCGGCGCCTTCGCGGTCCGGCGCGGGAACGGAGAGTTCAGGTGAAGCAACGCCACGACGACGGCGCCGTCCCGGTCCGGCTGTACGGACTGCGCCGCGGCACGACGACCGTCCTGACCCTGATCTGCGCGGCCTTCGCCGTGTTCATCCTCGCGCCGCTGGTCTGGCTGCTGATCAACGCGACCAAGACGCAGTCCGGCGTCTACTCCGGTCCCGGGTTCTGGTTCAGCCGGCCCTTCCGGCTGTTCCAGAACCTGGCCGACCTCGGCAAGGACATCAGCGGCGCCGGCGTGTACCTGCACTGGATGCAGAACACGCTGGTCTACGCCGTGGCCGGGGCCGTCGGCGCCACCGCGCTGTCCGCGCTGGCCGGCTACGGGTTCTCCCGGTTCCGCTTCCGCGGCGCGAACTCGCTGTTCTACCTGGTGATGTCCACGCTCCTGGTC
Encoded here:
- a CDS encoding carbohydrate ABC transporter permease, with the protein product MSEKSGFTVAATQPPAGPAPAVPDGQAPPAQRTARRDGTDGPSAEGAAGNPAGGPAGNPVGGPAARGLKRRRARSRQWPGAVFVAPHLAILTLFMIVPTGYAVYESLFTSKLVGGTRFSGLDNYRTVLSSSEFWGGVWRVLLFAVVQVPLTIAIAFFFAAVFDAGVVRFGKFFRTVFFIPFAVPGVVAAVMWSFLLLPGFGPYSRALRSLGFGHVDFFSAKLILPTIVLIVIWEWTGYNMTILYASLKAIPRDVTEAAVIDGAPLRTIVLRMKLPMVRPTIVMLVFINMVGALQLFTEPSILSSFQPQAVSYGFTPTLYVYNTAVGSSEYNLGAAAAVVLALIIGLISLGAFAVRRGNGEFR